From the genome of Rhizobacter sp. AJA081-3:
ACCAGCACGGTGGGGAAGCTCACCGGCAGCGTGTTCGGGAAATCGCGGCTGTAGTGCAGGCCGCGGCTCTCATGGCGCATCAGCGCCGAGCGCACGATCAGCTCGGCGCAGTCGACCAGGTTGCGCAGTTCCAGAAGGTCGCGGTTGACGCGGAAGTTGGCGTAATAGTCGTCGATCTCGCTCTTCAGCAGCTTGATGCGGTGCAGCGCCCGCTCCAGGCGCTTGGTGGTGCGCACGATGCCCACGTAGTTCCACATCAGCAGGCGCAGCTCGTCCCAGTTGTGGGCGATGACCACCTGCTCGTCGGCGTTCTCGACCTGGCTCTCGTCCCAGGCCGGCAATGGCGGATGGGCGGGTTCGGGCCGGCGCAGGATGTCCTCGGCGCAGCTGCGGCCGAGCACGACGCATTCGAGCAGCGAATTGCTGGCAAGCCGGTTGGCGCCATGCAGGCCGGTGTAGGTGGTCTCGCCCACCGCGTACAGCCCAGGCAGATCGGTGCGGCCGTGCAGGTCGGTCACCACCCCGCCGCAGGTGTAGTGCGCTGCCGGCACGACGGGAATCGGCTGCCGCGCGATGTCGATGCCCAGCGACAGGCAACGTGTATACACCGTCGGGAAGTGCTCCTTCAGGAACGCTTCGCCCAGGTGGGTCGCATCGAGCAGCACGTTGTCCAGGCCATGCTTCTTCATCTCGAAGTCGATCGCACGAGCGACGATGTCGCGCGGTGCCAATTCGCCACGCTCGTCGTGCGCGGGCATGAAGCGCGTCCCGTCGGGCAGCTTGAGCTGCCCGCCCTCGCCCCGCAGCGCCTCGGTGATGAGGAAGCTGCGCTCCTGTGGGTGGTAAAGGCAGGTCGGGTGGAACTGCACGAACTCCATGTTGCCGACGCGACAGCCGGCGCGCCAGGCCATCGCGATGCCGTCGCCGGTGGAGGTGTCGGGGTTGGTCGTGTAGCGGTAGACCTTGCCGGCGCCACCGGTGGCCAGCACCACGGCCCGCGCGGGCAGCGTCTCGACGCGCTGGCTGTCGATGTCGAGCACGTAGATGCCGTAGCAGTGCGGCTGTTCTTCGCGTTTCAGGTGGCGCGTGGTGATCAGGTCCAGCGCCATCCAGCGCTCGCGCAAGGTGATGTTCGGATGCCGGCGCACTTCGTCGAGAAGCACGTCGTGGATCGCCTTGCCGGTGGCGTCGGCCGCATGCGCGATACGCCGCACGGCATGGCCTCCTTCGCGCGTGA
Proteins encoded in this window:
- the nadB gene encoding L-aspartate oxidase is translated as MSPAPSASDALPVVIVGAGLAGLTVALHLAQDQPVVVIAKRELTEGATAWAQGGIVGVLGSDDSIESHVRDTQEAGAGLVEEHTARYIAQNSAEAVEWLVERGVPFSPDPAGPLGLHLTREGGHAVRRIAHAADATGKAIHDVLLDEVRRHPNITLRERWMALDLITTRHLKREEQPHCYGIYVLDIDSQRVETLPARAVVLATGGAGKVYRYTTNPDTSTGDGIAMAWRAGCRVGNMEFVQFHPTCLYHPQERSFLITEALRGEGGQLKLPDGTRFMPAHDERGELAPRDIVARAIDFEMKKHGLDNVLLDATHLGEAFLKEHFPTVYTRCLSLGIDIARQPIPVVPAAHYTCGGVVTDLHGRTDLPGLYAVGETTYTGLHGANRLASNSLLECVVLGRSCAEDILRRPEPAHPPLPAWDESQVENADEQVVIAHNWDELRLLMWNYVGIVRTTKRLERALHRIKLLKSEIDDYYANFRVNRDLLELRNLVDCAELIVRSALMRHESRGLHYSRDFPNTLPVSFPTVLVRRARSGAKPKVYGLSG